A stretch of DNA from Oryza brachyantha chromosome 4, ObraRS2, whole genome shotgun sequence:
CCCATTGCAATAATAGGATAGCCTCCAACCGGTTTTGGGCACGATGAGGCGGTATCGAGGTGGGTTTGACGAGCATTTGGGGTGGCGGTGACATCTCACCAAAGCTCTAACGACGACTCCAAGAGGCCTTCAATGCCTACCATTGCCATAGGGGCCGATGCGTTTGTTCTCCCCATCCTCTTCTGCATTGGTTATGGCGGTGATGCAGATTAGGAAACACTTGCACCCAAGGCTGGTGGCTGTAGGGCTGATTTCCATTCTCATACACCGCTAATGCCCATGAGGATGGTCATGGAGAAATCATTGTCATTTTTGGAGGGGCAATGGTGACACTTGTGAATGCGACACATCTTCTTGAAGACGATGTCATGAAATCTCCTCCCTCTATGTGAAAACATAGTGACAGTGAAATTTTAATGCTGAACCCATCTTGTAGACGTCGTTGGAGAAATTGTGACGGTCTCTATGAAATGGATTCATTCGTAATAGAAATGACAAGATCCAGAGAGATGACTGATATggaatttaattattttctagcattatctTCTATTTTACTCCGATGTCAGTCGCTAGTGGTTATGGGAGTGAAATTTTTTGGTTGTTCATTTCAGAGCTTATCTTCTGCTTTACTTTGACACCATTCTAAAGtagttttcttgttttaatcaaactattaatatgtaattttcGATCATTTGTTCAACAATTTATATAACAATTGGTCGTGGCttttacaaaataaagatTTGAATAAATGAGTActattatcttaaaaatagatcggcacataaaaaacatacaGCAACAACATAACCAAACCAACTAAAGTTGGGCCCAGCGTCATCCCCCGGcaatactgtttttttttatacaactcCCCGGCAATACTGTTATTTGTTGTGCACGGCCGGTCGAGGACCCGTTCAACCTACACGGCATCTCACCCTCCCGTCACTGCAAACCCGGCAGGGTCAACCGAcgtaaacaaacaaaaacaccaCATCACAAAACACCCGAGTGGGGTTAacaggaagagaaaaaaatatatattcaccGAGCCGAGTCCACTGCCGCCGGCCCGCCGCTGCGCGCCTGCGCTGCCGTGCCGTCCTGCCGCGGAAGCCGATAAAAAAGAACTCCCCCAAAACGAACGATTCCTCCCTCCACGCCCGCGAGGCCGCGACACCGCGCGCGGCCACCGCTTCCCAACCGAACCGGgcgttaaattttttttgccggcTCCCCCGCCTTCGTTTCGTGAAAAAAATCCCCACGTCTCATTGACTTTTCCCTCCCGTTTTGCCCTTTTGCCCAGCTGAGctccacacacacactctctttctctcccaaTTCCCAACACCGCACTCCGTCCCTGCGCCTCATGTTGAACCATTCCCATTCCCATTCCGGACCCGGCTCGCTGTGCCCCCTCCTCCGCGTCCactcctcccgcgccgccgagtgctcctcctccgaccCGGCCGCGGCCTGCCGGGTGGCGATGGACGTcccgtcgtcgacgtcgccgtcgtcggggcagcagcagcagcagccgacgacgccgcggcggcagctgcagggcccgcgcccgccgcggctCAACGTGCGGATGGAGTCGCACGCCATCAAGAAGCCGTCGTCGGGGGCTGGGGCTGGCCCGTCGCAGGCGCACGTGCACCAGATGCCGGCGGGCCAGGGGCAGGCGAGGCGGGAGCAGCTGGTCGGGCAGCAGCAACCACCGCGGGCGCCGGTGATCATCTACGACGCGTCGCCGAAGATTATCCACGCCAGGCCCAACGAATTCATGGCGCTCGTGCAGCGGCTCACCGGCCCGGGCTCggggccaccgccgccgcagcagatGCAGCTCCAGGGGGAGGCCCACATGCAGGACTACCCGATGGATGAGGCCGTGCCGGGGCAGCCGTTCTTCCCGCCGGAGCTGCTGctctcgccgtcggcggcgatgtccccggcggcgaggctggcGACCATCGAGAGGTCCGTCCGCCCGATGCCCGAGCCGACGCCGGAGTTCGTGGACATCACGCACGCcggcggggacgacgacggcggcctcgCGGCGATTCTTGGCTCGATCCGGCCCGGCATCCTGTCCCCTCTACCCTCGtctctcccgccggccgcggtCCCGGGTCAGTTCTCGCCGCTCCCGTTCGACGCGAGCTGCATCAGCTGGCTGAACGAGCTGAGCCCCATCCTCcgagccgcctccgccggcgccgcctcgcccggcagcggcggcagtggTGGCAACACGAGCAACGGCGGCGCGTCCCGACCGCCTTCGTCCTACTACGCCGACCCGTTCGTCCCCAGCCCCCGGCACCTCCTCGCCACACCcaccgtgccgtcgccggcgacctgCGCGGAGCTCTTCAGCAACCTGCCGGATCTTTAGCCCGTCCCCGCCGCGTCCGTCCAAGACAGCAACAGTGGCAGACGCAACACAAGCTTAGTTCCAtctcctctttctttcttctttttcctccattttttttctctggtaGGCTCAAGGTGGTGGGCCCGATCACTGATGACAATTTGATTAGTGCTCAGTTTATCCTTGCGTTTTGTTAATTATTCTTGGGCAACCACTAGCGATAGCAATGAGATcgagcaaaagaaaagaactgtGAGCAAGATGAAACAATAGGCAATGGCAAAATAGCAGCAGTAAGTAGCAGATGAGATGAGTAGAACAaaccggccggcccagccatgTTTTCTTTCGATTTTGTTACATTACATCTCTTGTGTAGTACAGTAGCTAGAAGGCAAGATTTGCTTGCAtaatgcatcatttgtttattCTTTACTGCTGGTATGCCCTTGATTGGATTTGGGTTACATGTTGGCCTGGTGCTATTCTGTGTACTACTAGTGAACTGAACCATTGCTACTATTCTGTTCTGTCGTATGTTTcttgtgatatatatatggactGACCGTGTCAGTGGCAGCATGGAGTTTTCTTGTGATTGGAAGGAGAGTTGCTGGCGAAGGAGAAAAACTGTGGATTGGATGGAGACAGGAGACCTGTACTATTTTTGGATTATCTGGTTTTTACTGTATCTATTGAGATAGTATGATACAAAATAGAAAccttactttagaaatatcgAGCTCTTGTGTAATGGAGTAGCAATATTCACGAAATGCGAGTTTGAGAAACCCGTCCGTAGAAATCGATATCGACAAAACGTAATAACACAGCCCATAGTGTGTGCGACTGTTGTGCGTAGTGGTGGGCGTGTGAACGGGAAGGGATTGGAAGGCTCCGTTTTGTCGCTCGCACGTGCTCCGGGTCCGGGAAGGGAAAAGATTCGGGTGCACCCGGTTCACAGCGCGGAAAAGAGCCTTTGCTGCCACGAACATCCCACTGTTGTGTTCGTTTTCCGCCGACGTCGACCCGCTTTCTGACCGGAGCTCTCGGCCTCGATTCTGATTGCTTCGTGTTTGACACGTATGCAGGGTTTTCGCTATCGGGGTAACCCCTGTCTACGCTGGGAGGGTATCAACTACCGACGGTGCACACGGTAAATTTGGAGAATAAAATTCTGCAAATATTTATGGAAAAATCGCAAAAAACGTTGGAATAGAATATGTATCTGCAAAGCAGTTTGGtgttaaattttatgaaaatgaCAATTCTACTATAATATTCTATATCAAAAGTgaggagaaaataaataaacgcTTGAGGTGActatatcataattttttttccataatacgcgcttcctttttttcataattttttgaatactTTAGGAGATCACTGCCGTGCATGGTGTGTTCTCATGGATATTTGTAGCCCTCCATGTATATCTCTATTCatatcatgaataatatttggTTGTATCATTTATAATTCTATCATGGACACTAtaatatctatctatatatatataaataaagtaataggaaaagaaGCCACTATGTTCATCCTCGTGAGCTAGCTAGAAAATCCCAcattaattgaagaaaaataagaaaaatagaaaaggcaATTTGACAATAGATTAGTAAATTTGGACTCTTTCTTATTTAGGAACAATGAGGGAATAAAAGAGTCAGTCGGTCAATAGAGGAACAAATctgtttttggtttttattaatCGGACAGGAAGAGACGTGAACATAAAAGGAAGAAACGATcagtttttcttatatatattttagtgcaCCTGctgaaggataaaaaaaataccatataATGGTTAGACTAAGGGCAGTGCGGCAGTGCCATATCCTAAGGAAATATTGgttaaattttatgaaaaaagtttatgtataGGTACAGCTTAGAATTATGATTTAAAACATATgatattatgaataaaaagcAAGACAATTAAAAAACGAGCCCAGGCagaaatacaaattataaaatataaaaataataaagaattaaattaatatcGAGATAAGACTTCacgtagaaatacaatttagaaaaaaaatctaaaatttggattcgaaactaaaattaatcacaTTGAGAGATATATTTCTACATGGACTCTTATCTCAATATTAAtctagagaaaataaaagtgatgaaattttattttagaataaaaaagtgataaaaataaaagataagtCCGTGTAGAAATACATTTTCCACGTTAATTGaattttttcatatcttaatcgaagaaaaacgAAATAGCCTTATCATTGTGTTCATAGTAAAAAATGCAACTAAGTAATGGGATTTAAGCCTCAAACCTATACCGGCGTACTAGAAGAGTTCATATGGTCTAAATCAGGAgtaacaacaacaaaatataatataataaaaccGGTAATAATAGTTGTTGATATGGATgcacatttttcttatttggaaccatttataaactattacaaatatatgctATAATGTGTTTTCTTTAGTACATGGAAGAATATCATTAGAGATACTAAGAAGATAAATATCACTAATATTTTGAAGATAAAGATGGAAAATGAAGAGAAACAAATATACGGTTAAATATcattaatgtattttaatactaaatgatttatCACTTTtgctttatatacatatgaattactatgttaatcaaaatatcaaacgtataaatttgataaagtaatccagactttaatatttttataataaaataggaaagcatatatgttattatgcgagaaaattttataatgatgCTAGCCGCGCAATCCGCGCGGGCCACCatgctaatttatataatggACACTACAAGCCTTATACTATTTGTTTCctattttcacatttttttaaaaaactttgtaggattttcttatttttattttcttcagaACAAACAGACCAGGATTTTGAGCTCAAACCACACAGTTTGGGCATCTAAAACCAAGGAGAAGCCGCGGAGTTTGAATccaaactttttaataaaaaattgtcatGGTTTTCACGTTAATCATGCTACCGGCTGGCATCGGTAACAGTTCCACTCACGGTTTCGTAAACTCTGGTTGTATGTACCAACAAGTTTAAGTTAAGTGTAAAATAAGTGATGAACTAATATCTTGTTTCATATCTAGACTCAATAGGGATTCCAAGGAAATATAATCGAGTGAATCATTTAAAGTTGGGGCTGTTTTACATGCAGCTTAGAACTTTTTATGGAGGCCAACCTGTGAATTTGTAAATTGCGGAATCCATAGACCAGCACTTAAGTTGGACGATCAGTTTCTATGGTAGCGTACTGTGCTCAAACCCAACTCCCAAAGCTTCAGGAAATCTCTCATCCGGCGGTGGCCGGGTGACGCAACGGTTGTTGGCCGAGCCGAGACGTGCGGCCTAGCCGcgttcccctcccctcccctccccgacCACCACTTGCAGCACCGGGCCACCGGCGCATGTTGATCACGGCGGGCGATCGACGCCGGGGGCCTCTCTGATCCCGACTGACGATAACCAGCCGGGCGCCCACGGGCGGAACGAAAGCGCCATGCCCAGGAGCTTATGCGGTCGGAGATTGTCCTCGTGTGTTTGACTATAAATAGACTAAATGCTGCAGATAAAACATCACGACTTCCACAGCTTGGCCTCCATAAGGATGACAGTGATTGCAGGCCACACCACACGCTGTCTTGGACGTCAGCTTCTGGTTAATTATTCCTTCTTAGTTGATATTGGACCTGATAGTTAACCTCGGAGAGATGTATTTCTGAAATTGTTTTCTGATCAAGGTCAGATTCAGAGGGAAATTGGAGCCAGTAGTAAATGGTAAAATGGAATGGAACGGCAAAGAAGCATACATGGACAAGAGGGGGAAAACGCATTTGGATTGATCACCTCATTTGCACAAGCACCACAAGTTCAGATTCTGAATTCgtagcacaaaaaaaatttctcccgTCACCTTCCTACCATCTACCAACAAAAAAGCTTCACCGTGTTAGCAGGCTATCACCAAAGCTACAACTTTCCGTAGCTTCTTCAgcgaacacacacacacacacactcgcacACTCAGTCAGACTATACCAGGCTGATTGTTCTTGCCTCTGACACTGATCACAATCTCACAGGCAAGCCGTAGTTGTGGTAGGACCGGATCACCCCATCTCGACTTGCAGTCACTATCACCGTGTTCCATGCCGGCGAGATCGTGGAGAGACAGTCAGATAGCCGTGAGGCATCAGCAGTTTTGGCAGAAGGAAGCTTCTCCGCCGGCCATGTCGGAATTCCCTTCATGCTGTCAGTGAAACACCGCGCTGAAGGGGAACGGCGCTCCCCTTGTCGGTGCAAAATGGGTGAACTGACAGGTTCTTCAGTCAGGCTGGGAGTCATCTTCGCCCGTCTTTCTTGATGCACACCAGGCCATGGTACCGCGGTTGTCACGTCCTTGGAGAAGAACTTCTCGCAGGAGCGAACCGATTTAGCCTCGCCTTTCTGCTCGGCGATGCTTGTAACATCAAAGTTCCAGATGTAGACATTGGAATCCAATCCAGCAGATATGAGATATCTTCCATCTGATGTTAAAGATGGTGAAGAGAGAGCCTTCAGATTCCAAGGCCCTGCATCAGAAGGTACAAAAGGTGATATCATCAGTACTGATGccacaaaatataattagaaaaCGTTGATAATGGTATATTTCTCAGAAAATGAAATGTAGCATCTTTGATAGCAAATATACCTTTAAACTTTTGGATGATATCAGCACCATCAGCAACTCGAATTTTGGAACCCGTAGATGTGATTGTAATCCTAGATGAATCGCTTGTACATAACTATAAAACGATAACCACAAATTAGTGGAATGATGTATCAATTTCACGGACACTATTGCCTCTCTATATCAGTATTAAAGAGATCTTAAATGATTAAATGAATCTAGGTAGAAATACCTGCAGACTGTTGACCCGATGGACTGCAGATTTCTTCCCTTGCATAAGCAATTCTTTGTCTAGTTGGATGTTATCACCTAAACAACAAAATGAACTGCTCAGTTTGCCGTCCCAATAGAACAATCGAGACATAGATGTTTTACCGAGTAACAGAAACAACACAGATCACAATGAGCTCTATGTACCAGATTGATTGTAAAAGCGGCATTCTCCAGAAGTAGTGCCAACAATAAAACCCTGCTTtgcaataaaaagaaaattaatatataattaacatCTAGTTGTGCAATGTTTTGAACGATTACATTTTGATCAGATTCTAACCTTTCCATCTGGTTGGTAACTAAGAGCAGTTATGATCTTCCGTGTATCAACCCAGTCAACAACTCTCTTGTCCATTGCATCCCAAACACGAACTTTTCCATCTACTGAACCACTGATGAAGTATCTTTCATCGATAGGGTTGAATTGAACACATGTCACTGTTgacaatttaaaataaattaaagaaaatcaaTGCAATAACCCAATATTTATAACATTATAGGACTGTCTGTCATCAGTCATCACAATATTTCTGCTTACCATAGTCTTTGTGTTTGAACAATGCAAGACAACCATCACAGCCAACTTTCCACAAGCGAACCGTCTTATCTTTTGATGAGGTCAAGAGGTGCTGCAGTCAAACAAGTTCAGAACTAGTAAGCAAATGTAAAATTGAAGATATACTAATCTATGTTTATGGTACAAGAAAACATGTTGACATATATTGCACAGAAAGTGTAATTTCAGACAAGAAATTTGAGTATGCATACGCTATAAGAGACAAGAGAGAAGACTTACATCTGACTTTGACCATGCCATATCAAGGATATCATCTGTGTGGCCTTGGAATTCATGTAATGGGGTCTCTGAAATACGGAAAGCTTTCTTGGGCAGTACTGCAAGGGCATGATTCTGCCCCCTTCCTAGCTTTGTTTTGATGACTGTAATTTTATCCTCATAGTCATAAGGTTTGTCTCCAAACAACTTGGAAGACGTTTCCACTTCCATAATCTGCCATATTCGTACAACACAGTCCTCACCACCAGTTGCTAAATACCAGCCTGATGGACTGAACTTCATGACTTTAATTATACCCTTGTGAGCTTGGATTTCTTGACCCAATTGGACAGCAGAAAAttccacaatttttttctttcgatATTGGACTCTTGTTCTGGATGGTGTGCCTGTTGTACAGCTTTTTACATTGACATCGTACTTGCAAATTCCACCAAAACTCCTGTTTTTTACGAAGCTCTTACACAAGCTCTTGATACCCTTTTTCTTACCATTAAGCGTTCTACCTTTTTCTTCCAAGGAGCTGCTATACAGCTTTCGCAATAACTTCTGAACAGACTGAGAAATGCCTGGGAAGCCCTCAAACTCTAGAAGAGACATCACCTTATGTGACGCGACCTCCTTAAGCACGCTAGTTAATTCACCGTATCCATCGTTCTGAACTGCATATCTCTGACCATTGTCAAGATGCCTTATGCAACAGGAGCCATCAGAAAGTGATTCATTCTCAGGGACAGATGAATCCAGAGAAGAAATGTCTCTGGTACTACCCTCCTCCAAGTCAGAGCAAGAGCCAGCAGTCGTAATTTCTCCCTGGTATTGAGAAAAATCCACTTTGGTAGCAACAAATTCATCAAACCCCATTCCCTTCAGGAACTTTTGCCGCCTTTCTTCAACACTAATTGGCTCGTTTGCCCAAATATCGTACTCAAATCTCCTTGATGCTAATCCTTCATCACTTGTGCTGCAGTCATCTGACAACGAGGGCTCCCTTGTTGATGAAATATCATCAAATGCatcaaagaaaatatcatcCCTGTCTGATTCGGATCTTGGCATATTTAACCGGAATACTTCTAGGCCAAGAAAAAGAATCAACACAGAAGGGGTTCTCACCCTCTGTGAAGTTAGCGCGCGGTGGTCAGAATGTCATCTGCAATTGGCAACACAGGTATTAGCCTTGTCATATAGCCTAGTGCACAAATAGAAAAGCCAAGAACTTGAGGAACACATGAAGGATTATGAAGAAATTTATCTGCACTCAAAAGAAATGTCTGTGGACAACACTATGTGAAGCTATTTACTCCAGCTATGACAAGGAACGGATGTAATTATGGAACAGCAATCAACATGGTCATCAAATAGAAATGAAACAAATGGACTACATAGCCATAAAGATAGAATTACAAATTAACCATTTCCAGCAACTATACAGCAGCATCGTCTAATTaccaagaaaacaaacaagaataAGCACAGGATGCTTCTGCCTCTCCCCACGCCAACTGTTCCCTGAACCGCCCCAGCATCTACACATTTCCTCCTCCAGTGCTATACCAATAACTCACCAACTATGCACGCAAACCCAACCTCGGGGTTCCCACCAAACAACACAGGAACAGGAACCCCAAGAACCCACACGGGTGGCCGAATGGAGGGGCGCAGATCCCAAGCAATCGAGACAAGGCAACAGCTAAAAAACAGCGCAGAAAGGCTAAAAAGAGACAAAAGTTAAAGAGAGCTCTTTGATTCTTTCAACTAGGGGCGGCACCGTAAAaactgctgctgcggcggctgctgctgcttctacCGCAGTGTACTGTGCCTGCGCCGGAGCTGGCTGGCAGCACGGGCCCACCAAATCGGCCAGCGACGTGCGCAGCCGCCGTGCGCCGGCTATCCTACCTCTACGCCGATGGTCACGCAGGCTCAGGCGTAGGTGCGTAGTTGGCCATTAAAACCGCGTCCTTCAAGAGTTTAAAGGTGTTTCAAagaaccccaaaaaaaaaaaaggtttttcttttttcatggCCAGGAACGAATTTGTATAACAGAAATGCGGGTATAAAACAAAACGAAAATTTGACGAACTTTCGCACTTCTCTATTAAACTTTCTTAGCACCAATTGAGCGCTGCAATCTGACAGCTGTAGTATATGAAACATGAACAGAAAAGGATTGCTCCGTTGTAAAAACATTAGGATTCTTAACTATCCGCGACATTAACGGGACAAAATCCGATCATGCTGGTGGCAAAGCGATCTAAGAGTTAAAAGCTCGCCCGTTTCGTACCGACACAAAATGAAAATTGAAACTCCCCTCTATTAAACGAGCGGAGTTTTCGGCGACGGGTGGTGCTTTGTTATGGGGACTCCACAAATCCCCGGCTAAGTTTGCGCAGCAAATACGAAATCGTGcctaaaaaattcaaactttccAAGGAAAATAAGCGAAATATGACGGAAACAGCTCACGAATTCCTTAATCGGCTATTCACGCACCCCCGAACTGTTCCATTCAAACACGAACACACTTCAAACAAGTTCAAGAACCCGAAAAATACAGATATCGAACCAACCACCGTGCCATTCCAGCGCAGAACCAAACCTTGTGCGTCGTCGGAGTTCACGACCGTCACGGCctccgctcctcgccgcctcgagccgccgccgccgctcgtctcCAGCCGCGCGGCAGCGCCATCACGGGGCCCCAAACTCCCAACCAGGTGGATGGAGGAGCGTTCGAGGTGGGTGGCTGGGTGGGTGGGGACAAGGTGAAAAAAATGGTGGTGGGGgagctcgccctcgcccttGCCCCTGCGCGAGCTTGGGATTTGGGTTCTTCTTGGACGCGTCCGCTTCgccctttctttctttctttctttctccctcctCGTGGCCTTCGTTTTCTAGGCCGCCGCTGCTTTTGCCGTTTCGTTGTAACCGGAGCAGGAGCTTCTAAAACGCCTCTCTAATCCCAACGACGAGGTCTTTAAGCTCGTCCCAAACCAGTCGTCTCCGGCCTGCGGCCGGGCCCGGTCCACACAGTCTCGTTCTCTCTAATTCGCCAGCGATCTTCGTCACCAACAGTTGACCACAACACTTCCAAGTCCCCTCCCACAGCATCACCACAAACGCAAAAATCTCACGAACAAATCACCGGAATATATTTCTTTCCCACACAGTGCAAGGATTATCACAAGAGATAATCTTTATCACTAgtactaataataatattgttcTCGTTAGAATTGGGTGTGGTTACTTGtactaaaagtttaaaaccaCTAACGAATCTCTGTATTTCGTGGAAATCGTTGATAAAACCTAATTgatttttgtctaaattttaaattcagtttgatattttttttaactttaacaaACGAGTTGCTTGTGTTACCGATTCAGTTCGATTTTTGCCGGGTTTGTTAAACAGTGTTAGAACCTATCCAGACCGTGAGATGGATCTTGGCGATGGAtaagaggaggtggtggtggggacaGTGATGCGTGTGCATGTGATTTTGGGGGAAGGAATTAATGGAAATGGCCTTGATTAGTttagcatccatccatcttctCCTGCAATTGGATGCTTTTTCCATGTCCTCTAGATAACCCCACTCCGGTGCACATAACTTCTACTTCCTTTAACAAAAGGATCATTCGACTTTTGGACCTTCGGTTCGCTCACGGAGTCAGATCTCACTTCGCATATTGCTCTTCTTCGTTCTTCCTTCAATCACTTGCCTGGTTTCACATGATGGGAACCATGTACGCGACCTACTTTACAGGAGAATTGGCAGCTGCACCAGCACCAGCTGCTGTAGTAGCATTTTCCCAGATGCTACGACGATGTAGATGTAACAAAAGTTTATACTTTATAGAGCTAAAATTCTTGACCAGCTGGCCCAACCGGACCGGACCTGGTCAGGTTAAAAACACTGTTGTTTTTCTCCCTCCTCTTGGTTGCAAGGCGCTTTTAGCAAAAGCAAATATTCCAGCACACTTATGACAAGATCTAATCTGGCACAGTTAGCTCGCATGATTATTGTATTGTTATCTATGGTTGACAACTTACGTCTGTGCTGGAGTACTTCTACTTGCTTTCATTTTCTACATACATGTTGCCACTCTTAAGTTTTCGAGAAGGTACAGGTAGAGAACTTGCCATATGGCCGTAGTTATGCCACCAGCCCACCACCCATATTCTGGATATTCGTTTACGGGCTTGTACTAGATCACTTGAATAAATGCGGCAGATGTCTGGATGCataacgttttttttttctttttgtacaGAGAATGATGCTCGCTGACTTCTTGGGCCtttgacaaaagaaaatggtaCCAAACTGCGCTCATAGATCGTGCCTCAGATCAGAGCGCCTGAATGCAGATAGTTATGCACGGCAGCTTAGCTCTGAACTAGTACTATTATTCAggaaacaagaaataaaaaaacaaagtgcaCTAAATGCAGCTGTGAACTGCATCACAGCTGCAGGCTTGGGAGTTGGGAGTAGTTTGGCTGGGGGCAGCTCCAAAGTGCAGACCCACTTAAACAGACATTCACGTCTTACAGTATGATCCAGCTTAAGCAAGAACTGAACCAAACCATACTAGTACAAAAACTAAGCCGAAACTACTCCTAGTTTATGTAACAATGCAGTAATGGTCAGAGGATGAGCACGCACCTAAGCTGCCGCAGAGGAGTACGCAATTCGCCGACGAGAGCTGCGTGCAAGAAGAGAAGCCGGCCTCTCGGTAGCGACCAGCAAAAAATGTTTCCGCAGGCAGCAGTAGAGGGGGAATGCGTAGTTAGGTCCTCGTGCTTACAGAAAGAAGAGCAGCGGACCCTAATGTACCCATATATAGACATGGCTATGGCGACAAGCGAAGGTGATTAGCAAATAGCAGCATCAACCAACCAATGAGCAAGCTAGCTATAGTGCCCTACTGTACTCGGCAAGGCAGTACTACCATGtgggctctctctctctctatcttcTCTCCCGATCGATAGGATTGACGAAGCGAGCGAGCGCGTTTAACTTAATCCCATCAGGAAGATTCCGATACTTTCTGCATGGATTCCCCCGCAACAACTCCGAAAAGCTCGGCGGATCGAGCCGCTTTTCTTTatgccgcccacttcccctacTGCTTTGCTCCTACGGCTAAACCAGTCGCACGCCACGCCCCGccccgcggccgcgcgcgcggctcgcgTGCGCCATTACAAAATCGCCGCGTCCGCCGGCCGGTCGCCTGCCGGGCGCGCCGCGACGGCATCACGAGGTGGGATTACTAGTTTACTACCACAACCCGCTGCGTCCGTCTACTCGGTTCGGCTAACCGCGGCGTGCGCGCGGCGGGACAGAGATTATGCGCCCATGTGGCGACCGCCCTTTCCGCGGGCGGTAGAATACCTCTC
This window harbors:
- the LOC102705807 gene encoding WD repeat-containing protein 44-like; this encodes MPRSESDRDDIFFDAFDDISSTREPSLSDDCSTSDEGLASRRFEYDIWANEPISVEERRQKFLKGMGFDEFVATKVDFSQYQGEITTAGSCSDLEEGSTRDISSLDSSVPENESLSDGSCCIRHLDNGQRYAVQNDGYGELTSVLKEVASHKVMSLLEFEGFPGISQSVQKLLRKLYSSSLEEKGRTLNGKKKGIKSLCKSFVKNRSFGGICKYDVNVKSCTTGTPSRTRVQYRKKKIVEFSAVQLGQEIQAHKGIIKVMKFSPSGWYLATGGEDCVVRIWQIMEVETSSKLFGDKPYDYEDKITVIKTKLGRGQNHALAVLPKKAFRISETPLHEFQGHTDDILDMAWSKSDHLLTSSKDKTVRLWKVGCDGCLALFKHKDYVTCVQFNPIDERYFISGSVDGKVRVWDAMDKRVVDWVDTRKIITALSYQPDGKGFIVGTTSGECRFYNQSGDNIQLDKELLMQGKKSAVHRVNSLQLCTSDSSRITITSTGSKIRVADGADIIQKFKGPWNLKALSSPSLTSDGRYLISAGLDSNVYIWNFDVTSIAEQKGEAKSVRSCEKFFSKDVTTAVPWPGVHQERRAKMTPSLTEEPVSSPILHRQGERRSPSARCFTDSMKGIPTWPAEKLPSAKTADASRLSDCLSTISPAWNTVIVTASRDGVIRSYHNYGLPVRL
- the LOC121054269 gene encoding uncharacterized protein LOC121054269 is translated as MLNHSHSHSGPGSLCPLLRVHSSRAAECSSSDPAAACRVAMDVPSSTSPSSGQQQQQPTTPRRQLQGPRPPRLNVRMESHAIKKPSSGAGAGPSQAHVHQMPAGQGQARREQLVGQQQPPRAPVIIYDASPKIIHARPNEFMALVQRLTGPGSGPPPPQQMQLQGEAHMQDYPMDEAVPGQPFFPPELLLSPSAAMSPAARLATIERSVRPMPEPTPEFVDITHAGGDDDGGLAAILGSIRPGILSPLPSSLPPAAVPGQFSPLPFDASCISWLNELSPILRAASAGAASPGSGGSGGNTSNGGASRPPSSYYADPFVPSPRHLLATPTVPSPATCAELFSNLPDL